Proteins from a single region of Nodularia sp. LEGE 06071:
- a CDS encoding aminopeptidase P family protein, producing MLKQTLHHRRQKLANLINFPAILWSGNTNPRNFPANVYPFRASSHFLYFAGLPLPNAAIRLEAGKLELFIDNPPPSSALWHGEMPTRDQIAEQIGADTARPMAELESCLENAATIPVQNAATWTQQTQLLNRWVLPQQPPQGIDLELAKAIISLRLTHDADALIELRKAAAVTVAAHKAGIAATSTAKREAEVRAAMEAVIIGENMTTSYNSIVTVHGEVLHNEHYHHPLQPGDLILADVGAETAMGWAADVTRTWPVSGKFSSTQRDIYDVVLAAHDACIAKISPGVEYGDIHLLAATVIAEGLVNLGILQGNPPDLVEMDAHALFFPHGIGHLLGLDVHDMEDLGDLAGYEEGRNRSDRFGLGYLRLNRPLRPGMLVTIEPGFYQVPAILNDHNLRSKYENVVNWQRLAEFADVRGIRIEDDVLVTESGSEVLTDALPNQAIAIEDLQHLASK from the coding sequence ATGCTCAAACAAACCTTACACCACCGCCGACAAAAACTAGCCAACCTGATCAACTTTCCCGCAATACTATGGTCAGGAAACACCAACCCCCGCAACTTCCCCGCCAACGTCTACCCCTTTCGCGCCAGTAGCCATTTCCTCTACTTCGCCGGCTTACCATTACCTAACGCCGCCATTCGCCTAGAAGCAGGCAAACTAGAACTATTCATAGATAATCCGCCACCCAGCAGCGCCCTATGGCATGGAGAAATGCCCACCCGTGACCAAATAGCCGAACAAATAGGCGCAGATACAGCTCGACCAATGGCAGAATTAGAATCATGTCTAGAAAATGCAGCCACAATTCCCGTACAGAATGCAGCTACTTGGACACAGCAAACACAGTTATTAAATAGATGGGTATTACCACAACAACCGCCCCAAGGAATTGACTTAGAATTAGCCAAAGCGATAATTTCCCTCCGCCTCACCCATGACGCAGACGCATTAATTGAATTGCGAAAAGCAGCTGCTGTAACTGTTGCAGCACACAAAGCCGGGATAGCCGCGACATCAACAGCCAAACGAGAAGCCGAAGTCCGGGCGGCGATGGAAGCGGTGATTATCGGTGAGAATATGACCACTTCTTACAACAGTATTGTCACCGTCCACGGCGAAGTTTTGCATAATGAACATTATCACCATCCACTGCAACCAGGTGATTTAATTCTGGCTGATGTGGGTGCAGAAACCGCAATGGGTTGGGCTGCTGATGTCACCCGGACTTGGCCTGTGTCTGGTAAGTTTTCATCTACCCAAAGAGATATTTATGATGTAGTGTTGGCGGCTCATGATGCTTGCATTGCCAAAATTAGCCCTGGTGTGGAGTATGGAGACATTCATTTATTAGCCGCTACAGTCATCGCTGAAGGTTTGGTTAATTTAGGCATTTTACAAGGAAATCCCCCAGATTTAGTTGAAATGGATGCCCATGCGTTGTTTTTCCCTCATGGAATTGGTCATCTATTGGGTTTAGATGTCCATGATATGGAAGATTTAGGCGATTTAGCTGGATATGAAGAAGGAAGAAATAGAAGCGATCGCTTTGGCTTGGGCTACCTGCGGTTAAATCGTCCTTTACGCCCAGGAATGTTAGTCACAATTGAACCAGGATTTTATCAAGTCCCAGCAATTTTAAATGATCATAACCTGCGCTCAAAATATGAAAATGTCGTGAATTGGCAGCGTTTAGCTGAATTTGCCGATGTGCGGGGAATACGGATAGAAGATGATGTTTTAGTTACAGAATCAGGCAGCGAAGTTTTGACAGATGCTTTACCAAATCAGGCGATCGCCATTGAAGATTTACAGCACCTTGCAAGTAAATAA
- a CDS encoding putative toxin-antitoxin system toxin component, PIN family, whose translation MRVGLRVVIDTNIIVSALIFGGRISRIRFAWQDNRFTPLVSKATTTELIRVLAYPKFQLTPIEQEDLLSDYILFCEAVAIPNVLPIIPECRDPFDVPFLLLAVVGEADYLVTGDRDLLSLKDNFSRPIITAEDFLNVIDGRSS comes from the coding sequence ATGAGGGTTGGTTTACGGGTTGTAATTGATACAAATATCATAGTCTCTGCGCTGATTTTTGGGGGCAGAATATCTAGGATTCGTTTCGCATGGCAGGATAATCGCTTCACTCCTCTGGTTTCTAAAGCGACAACAACTGAGTTAATCCGAGTGCTGGCTTATCCAAAGTTTCAGCTCACGCCAATTGAGCAAGAAGATTTACTATCAGATTACATACTGTTTTGTGAGGCTGTGGCGATACCTAATGTGTTGCCTATAATTCCTGAATGTCGTGACCCGTTTGATGTGCCTTTTTTACTTCTGGCTGTTGTCGGTGAGGCGGATTATCTGGTGACAGGCGATCGCGATTTACTCAGCCTAAAAGATAATTTTTCTAGGCCGATTATCACTGCTGAAGATTTTTTAAATGTTATTGATGGTCGGTCATCCTAA
- a CDS encoding AbrB/MazE/SpoVT family DNA-binding domain-containing protein, which translates to MLAKLTSKNQLTLPKSITREIGEAEYFEVKVENGQIILTPVKIQRADAVRAKLADLGVSEQDVADAVAWARHS; encoded by the coding sequence ATGCTCGCCAAGTTAACTTCTAAGAATCAACTAACGTTGCCTAAAAGTATTACCCGTGAAATCGGGGAGGCTGAGTATTTTGAGGTAAAGGTGGAGAATGGGCAAATTATTCTGACTCCTGTAAAAATTCAACGGGCGGATGCGGTGCGGGCGAAACTGGCGGATTTGGGGGTGAGTGAGCAGGATGTGGCTGATGCAGTGGCTTGGGCGCGTCATTCATGA
- a CDS encoding GNAT family N-acetyltransferase, translating to MLIRSAILDDVPAVLVMLAKTCALHETWDAAKYGLRSHPEQYYEKWLTRLLHKERSVFLVAEDEDKLVAFLVATVEPEISIYSLQEFAFIHDLWVEPEYRRKGIAPQIIKLTVERFQQMGVKQIRLDTVAANDSARELFKSCGFRVSTIEMLREI from the coding sequence ATGCTGATCCGCTCTGCCATCCTAGATGATGTCCCCGCAGTTTTAGTCATGTTAGCCAAAACTTGTGCTTTACATGAGACTTGGGATGCTGCTAAATATGGTTTGCGATCGCATCCAGAACAGTATTATGAAAAATGGTTAACCCGTCTACTGCATAAAGAGCGCAGCGTATTTTTGGTAGCTGAAGATGAAGACAAGCTGGTAGCATTTTTAGTAGCAACAGTAGAACCAGAAATATCAATTTACAGTTTACAAGAATTTGCCTTTATTCATGACCTCTGGGTGGAACCTGAATATCGAAGAAAAGGGATTGCACCACAGATAATCAAGCTGACTGTTGAACGCTTCCAACAAATGGGAGTTAAGCAAATTCGATTAGATACAGTAGCCGCTAATGACAGCGCAAGAGAGTTATTTAAATCCTGTGGTTTTCGGGTAAGCACTATAGAGATGCTCAGGGAAATATAA
- a CDS encoding NAD-dependent epimerase/dehydratase family protein, with the protein MTQAFVTGGSGFVGGHLIRLLQERGYEVKALARSPRAAQQVAALGAKVVEGDLLNESAMMRGMQGCEVVFHVAGYLSDWGRYAAFYEANVIGTERSLSAAKAAGVSRFVQVGASAVVMNKQPIFDADETLPLQTPSFSPYIATKSLAEQRVIAANAPGFTTSVIRPSWIWGQGDHAIPNIVKAVRQNQFLWINHGNYLYVTTHVTNVCHGTILAAQHSPGGEAYFLGDDGVVTFRDWVTTLLQIEGVNPRNSSIPYIFAWSVAGLLEFIWKIQKRRDVPPITQSMVRLIGRGFTFSDRKARDQLGYVPIITREQGLTELSHSRTF; encoded by the coding sequence ATGACCCAAGCATTTGTGACTGGTGGTTCTGGGTTTGTGGGTGGACATCTGATTAGGTTACTGCAAGAGCGAGGCTATGAAGTGAAAGCACTGGCGCGATCGCCACGAGCCGCCCAGCAAGTAGCAGCATTAGGAGCAAAAGTTGTTGAAGGTGATTTACTCAACGAGTCAGCGATGATGCGGGGAATGCAGGGGTGTGAGGTGGTGTTTCACGTTGCGGGGTATCTCAGCGACTGGGGGAGATATGCAGCATTTTATGAAGCGAATGTGATTGGTACTGAGCGATCGCTCTCTGCGGCTAAAGCGGCGGGTGTTTCGCGCTTTGTTCAGGTAGGTGCTTCAGCCGTTGTCATGAATAAACAGCCAATTTTTGATGCTGATGAAACTTTACCTTTACAAACACCATCCTTTTCACCTTATATAGCTACTAAAAGTCTTGCAGAGCAGCGAGTGATTGCAGCCAATGCACCAGGATTTACGACATCAGTAATTCGTCCTTCATGGATTTGGGGTCAAGGTGATCATGCAATTCCCAATATTGTCAAAGCAGTGCGCCAAAATCAATTTCTGTGGATTAATCACGGTAATTATCTTTATGTGACAACTCATGTAACTAACGTTTGTCACGGAACTATTTTAGCAGCCCAGCACAGTCCGGGAGGTGAAGCTTACTTCCTGGGAGATGATGGAGTTGTGACGTTTCGTGATTGGGTAACAACGTTATTGCAAATAGAAGGGGTAAATCCGCGAAATAGCAGTATTCCTTATATCTTTGCTTGGAGTGTTGCAGGTTTGCTGGAATTTATTTGGAAAATTCAAAAACGGCGTGATGTCCCACCGATAACTCAAAGTATGGTGAGGTTAATTGGGAGAGGTTTTACTTTTAGCGATCGCAAAGCCCGTGATCAGTTGGGCTATGTACCAATTATCACTCGTGAACAAGGGTTAACAGAACTCAGCCATAGTCGCACTTTTTAA
- a CDS encoding TetR/AcrR family transcriptional regulator encodes MAQAEHPAPETRELILATAEAHLRRYGYARTTVSEIARSCKMSHANVYRFFGNKAEIIDAVISRWLTGIEQALEAIANQQNSASEQLYTYVLELHRIKREKLSNDLELFEALIAVAKADRQVVERHTYILNSLLQEILMGGVQRGEFKITNIEQATVAVTAATLKFHHPLMVKEYLHENTEEQIGTVVKLLTTSFAAGCV; translated from the coding sequence ATGGCGCAAGCCGAGCATCCAGCCCCAGAAACTCGTGAATTAATTTTGGCAACCGCAGAAGCACATTTGCGGCGTTATGGCTATGCACGAACTACTGTCAGCGAAATTGCCCGCAGTTGCAAAATGTCTCACGCTAACGTGTATCGCTTTTTCGGTAATAAAGCTGAGATTATTGATGCTGTGATTTCCCGATGGCTGACTGGAATTGAACAGGCTTTAGAGGCGATCGCCAATCAGCAAAATTCGGCATCTGAACAACTCTATACTTATGTTCTGGAACTACATCGGATCAAACGTGAAAAACTCTCAAATGATCTGGAACTGTTTGAGGCTCTCATTGCTGTTGCGAAGGCAGATCGGCAAGTAGTAGAACGGCATACGTATATATTAAATTCTCTTCTCCAAGAAATTTTGATGGGCGGAGTGCAGCGCGGAGAATTCAAAATTACAAATATTGAGCAAGCAACTGTGGCTGTTACTGCGGCAACTCTCAAGTTCCATCACCCGCTAATGGTCAAGGAATATCTACATGAAAATACAGAAGAGCAGATAGGTACAGTGGTTAAACTTTTAACAACTTCCTTCGCTGCTGGATGCGTATAG
- the ffh gene encoding signal recognition particle protein, whose protein sequence is MFDALSDRLESAWKKLRGQDKISPSNIQDALREVRRALLEADVNLQVVKDFISEVETKAQGADVVAGVRPDQQFIKIVHDELVRVMGAENIPLAEAEEQPTIVLMAGLQGTGKTTATAKLALHLRKLDRSCLLVATDVYRPAAIDQLVTLGKQINVPVFDLGSDADPVEIARQGVERAKAEGFNTVIIDTAGRLQIDEDMMGELARIKATVQPHETLLVVDSMTGQEAANLTRTFHEKIGITGAILTKLDGDSRGGAALSVRQISGAPIKFVGVGEKVEALQPFYPDRMASRILGMGDVLSLVEKAQEEFDLADAEKMQDKILSAKFDFNDFVKQLRMLKNMGSLGGIMKMIPGMNKISDEQLKQGETQLKRCESMINSMTRLERQDPDLLASSPSRRRRIAKGSGYREPDVSKLVADFQKMRTLMQQMGQGQMPAGMPGMFGGGGMGNPFGGDSNRPSAPGWRGYNSGATAKKKKTKEKKKKGFGNL, encoded by the coding sequence ATGTTTGATGCTTTATCTGATCGTTTAGAAAGTGCCTGGAAGAAACTACGGGGACAGGACAAAATATCTCCATCCAATATTCAAGACGCTTTGCGGGAAGTGCGCCGCGCCTTATTGGAAGCCGATGTCAATCTCCAGGTAGTTAAAGATTTTATTAGCGAAGTCGAAACCAAAGCACAAGGAGCCGATGTGGTTGCTGGTGTGCGACCTGACCAACAGTTCATCAAAATTGTTCACGATGAATTGGTGCGGGTGATGGGGGCGGAAAATATTCCCTTGGCGGAAGCAGAGGAACAGCCCACAATCGTCTTAATGGCTGGGTTGCAAGGTACTGGTAAAACCACAGCCACAGCGAAATTAGCCTTACATTTACGGAAATTAGACCGTAGCTGTTTGTTAGTCGCGACAGACGTATATCGCCCAGCCGCTATTGACCAACTGGTAACGTTAGGTAAGCAAATCAACGTGCCAGTTTTTGACCTGGGAAGCGATGCCGACCCTGTAGAAATTGCCCGCCAAGGTGTAGAACGAGCCAAAGCAGAAGGTTTTAATACGGTAATTATCGACACAGCTGGTCGTCTGCAAATTGACGAAGACATGATGGGGGAATTAGCCCGGATTAAAGCTACTGTCCAACCTCATGAAACCTTGCTAGTCGTGGACTCGATGACTGGTCAAGAGGCAGCAAATCTGACTCGCACCTTTCACGAAAAAATCGGGATTACTGGGGCGATTCTGACCAAATTAGATGGTGATAGCCGTGGTGGTGCGGCGCTGTCAGTCAGACAGATTTCGGGAGCGCCAATTAAGTTTGTGGGTGTAGGCGAGAAAGTCGAGGCACTGCAACCTTTTTATCCCGACCGCATGGCATCCCGGATTCTGGGAATGGGTGATGTTCTGTCCCTGGTAGAAAAAGCTCAGGAAGAATTTGATCTGGCAGATGCTGAGAAAATGCAGGATAAAATCCTGTCAGCCAAGTTTGACTTTAATGATTTTGTCAAACAACTGCGGATGCTGAAAAATATGGGTTCACTGGGAGGCATCATGAAGATGATTCCCGGAATGAACAAGATTTCCGATGAGCAATTGAAGCAGGGAGAAACTCAGCTCAAGCGCTGCGAGTCCATGATTAACTCCATGACTCGCCTAGAACGCCAAGACCCCGATTTATTGGCCAGTTCTCCCAGTCGGCGGCGGCGAATTGCTAAGGGTTCTGGTTACAGAGAGCCGGATGTGAGTAAGCTAGTTGCTGATTTCCAAAAAATGCGAACTCTCATGCAGCAAATGGGTCAAGGTCAAATGCCGGCGGGAATGCCCGGAATGTTTGGCGGCGGCGGTATGGGTAATCCTTTTGGCGGGGATAGTAATCGTCCCTCTGCCCCTGGATGGCGGGGTTATAATAGCGGTGCTACCGCCAAAAAGAAAAAGACCAAAGAGAAAAAGAAGAAGGGCTTCGGCAATCTGTAG
- the rpsP gene encoding 30S ribosomal protein S16: MIKLRLKRFGKKREPSYRIIAINSLARRDGRPLEELGFYNPRTDEVRLDVPGIVKRLQQGAQPTETVRSILVKANVFEQVSATTAS, translated from the coding sequence ATGATTAAATTGCGCTTGAAGCGATTTGGCAAAAAACGGGAACCAAGTTACCGCATTATCGCCATTAATAGCCTTGCTCGCCGAGATGGCCGTCCCCTGGAAGAACTGGGATTCTACAACCCCAGAACTGATGAAGTGCGACTAGATGTTCCCGGTATCGTCAAGCGACTACAACAAGGCGCTCAACCGACTGAGACCGTCCGTAGCATTTTAGTAAAAGCCAATGTTTTTGAACAGGTCAGTGCCACAACCGCATCTTAA
- a CDS encoding KH domain-containing protein, producing MFLNRSVPQPHLNTAIVSPKASPNYVGLVKFLMQPFLESPETLSIDCEISHTLKRVWIRIAFESKDKGKVFGRGGRNIQAIRTVIAAAAEVAGQTVYLDMYGSNALGKEGISSDDDQQERSPSAMSKAPSPEPKTRDRTANIPRPVVKPRTS from the coding sequence ATGTTTTTGAACAGGTCAGTGCCACAACCGCATCTTAATACCGCCATCGTATCCCCAAAAGCTAGTCCCAATTATGTTGGGCTAGTTAAGTTTTTGATGCAGCCATTTTTAGAATCACCAGAGACTTTAAGTATCGATTGTGAAATTTCTCACACGCTTAAAAGAGTTTGGATTCGCATCGCCTTTGAAAGCAAAGATAAGGGGAAAGTGTTTGGTCGAGGGGGACGCAATATTCAGGCCATTAGAACGGTAATTGCCGCCGCCGCAGAAGTTGCCGGACAAACAGTATACCTGGATATGTACGGTAGCAATGCTTTGGGAAAAGAGGGAATATCTTCTGACGACGATCAGCAAGAGCGATCGCCTTCAGCAATGAGCAAAGCGCCATCGCCAGAACCCAAAACGCGAGACAGAACTGCAAATATACCCAGACCTGTTGTCAAACCTCGAACTAGCTAG
- a CDS encoding PhoH family protein, translating to MADALIIQLPNIPSAIALAGDREENLKLLSRQTGATLVLRGQELHIGGTEAQIDLAAQLVRSLEAIWMKGNTLSSADILTARQALDSDRQDELQELQRDVLAKTRRGEEIRAKTFRQKEYIKDIRRRDLTFCIGPAGTGKTYLAVVVAVQALLNNQVEKLILTRPAVEAGEKLGFLPGDLQQKINPYLRPLYDAIYEFIDPEKVPSLMERGVIEVAPLAYMRGRTLNHAFVIVDEAQNTTPAQMKMVLTRLGFRSRMVITGDTTQTDLPLSQKSGLAVALQVLQNVEGIGFCEFTQKDVVRHALVQRIVAAYERYER from the coding sequence ATGGCAGATGCCTTGATCATTCAGCTGCCTAATATTCCCAGTGCGATCGCTCTCGCCGGTGATAGAGAAGAAAATCTCAAACTCTTATCCCGACAAACAGGAGCTACCTTGGTGTTGCGCGGTCAAGAACTACACATTGGTGGTACAGAAGCGCAAATAGACCTGGCGGCTCAATTAGTGCGATCGCTAGAAGCCATCTGGATGAAAGGCAACACTCTCTCCAGTGCCGACATTTTAACAGCCCGCCAAGCCCTGGATAGCGATCGCCAAGACGAACTTCAGGAATTACAGCGAGATGTCTTGGCGAAAACCCGTCGCGGGGAAGAAATTCGTGCCAAAACTTTTCGGCAAAAAGAATACATTAAGGATATCCGTAGGCGTGACCTCACATTCTGCATTGGGCCAGCGGGAACAGGTAAAACATATCTCGCCGTTGTCGTCGCTGTGCAAGCACTCCTGAATAACCAAGTAGAAAAGCTGATTTTAACCCGTCCAGCTGTAGAAGCTGGGGAAAAACTGGGCTTTCTACCCGGAGATTTACAGCAGAAAATTAATCCCTATCTCCGTCCACTTTACGATGCTATCTATGAATTTATTGACCCAGAAAAAGTCCCCAGTTTAATGGAGCGTGGTGTAATTGAAGTGGCTCCACTTGCCTATATGCGAGGACGCACCCTCAATCATGCTTTTGTGATTGTTGATGAAGCCCAAAATACTACACCCGCCCAGATGAAAATGGTCTTGACTCGTTTGGGTTTTCGTTCTCGGATGGTAATTACAGGAGACACCACACAAACAGATTTACCCCTGAGCCAAAAATCAGGACTAGCAGTAGCCTTACAAGTTCTCCAGAATGTTGAAGGCATTGGTTTTTGCGAATTTACGCAAAAAGATGTTGTGCGCCATGCTCTAGTTCAGCGCATTGTCGCCGCTTACGAAAGATATGAAAGATAA
- a CDS encoding ChuX/HutX family heme-like substrate-binding protein, translated as MNKNLRTFLEACENLGTLRIIVTSSAAVLEARGKIEKLFYAELLKGKYANMHTEGFEFHFNMDKITQVKFETGEAKRGNFTTYAIRFLDEQEEVALSLFLQWGKPGEYEPGQVEAWQSLQQQYGSVWQPVPIETL; from the coding sequence ATGAATAAAAATTTGAGAACCTTTTTAGAAGCTTGTGAAAACTTAGGAACTTTACGCATTATTGTTACCAGCAGCGCTGCTGTATTAGAAGCTCGCGGCAAAATAGAAAAGCTATTTTATGCCGAATTGCTCAAAGGTAAATATGCAAATATGCACACTGAAGGCTTTGAGTTTCACTTTAATATGGATAAAATTACTCAAGTAAAATTTGAAACAGGTGAAGCAAAACGAGGTAACTTTACCACCTATGCAATTCGGTTTTTAGACGAACAAGAAGAAGTGGCTTTAAGCTTATTTTTGCAATGGGGTAAACCGGGAGAATATGAACCCGGACAAGTAGAAGCTTGGCAAAGTTTACAGCAACAATATGGGTCAGTTTGGCAACCCGTACCCATTGAAACCCTATAA
- a CDS encoding DUF6816 family protein has protein sequence MKLIWSFCLIIFCLLEWSGTAIAGELAERLANFPQWEQLTSVQRAEGDLVYPDWFAGSWEVTSTLVDLVAPLAPDIVTPGFESNRQQLNQPVSFLVRFIQKKPPITGLKLIPKIDKSSILVADRVFNSLNLARAYLGDEAVLSIKLDPDSPNRQITLLRGERQLVSIITGRATETTSNNTFITSEVFQQLFKGASRPYLNAVESTTAYHKLSTSNPAIEADQVTAVYLSPQDPDYFDAASRPVALYRYRLEFSPSPKD, from the coding sequence ATGAAGTTGATTTGGAGTTTTTGCTTAATTATTTTCTGCTTACTGGAATGGAGTGGGACAGCAATAGCCGGAGAATTAGCAGAACGCCTAGCAAATTTTCCCCAGTGGGAACAACTCACTTCAGTGCAACGGGCTGAGGGCGACTTGGTTTATCCTGACTGGTTTGCTGGTTCATGGGAGGTTACAAGTACATTAGTAGATTTAGTTGCGCCTTTAGCACCGGATATCGTCACCCCTGGATTTGAATCGAATCGCCAACAACTGAATCAGCCTGTGAGTTTTTTAGTGCGTTTTATTCAAAAAAAGCCCCCGATTACTGGCTTAAAACTCATCCCCAAAATAGATAAATCATCAATTTTAGTAGCAGATAGAGTTTTTAATAGCTTGAATTTAGCCAGAGCTTATTTAGGTGATGAAGCTGTATTATCAATCAAACTAGATCCAGATTCACCTAATCGGCAAATTACCCTTTTGCGTGGCGAACGTCAATTAGTTTCTATCATCACTGGACGCGCTACTGAAACTACTTCAAATAACACATTTATCACTTCAGAGGTATTTCAACAACTATTTAAAGGTGCTTCCCGTCCCTATTTAAATGCAGTAGAATCTACTACCGCATACCATAAACTTTCTACATCTAATCCGGCAATTGAGGCAGATCAAGTAACTGCTGTTTATCTTTCACCTCAAGATCCAGATTACTTTGACGCAGCTTCTCGTCCAGTAGCCCTTTATCGTTATCGCTTGGAGTTTTCACCTAGTCCTAAAGACTGA
- a CDS encoding ABC transporter ATP-binding protein, translating into MAKFRDIIHYFHSDWKLSVLTIAASSVYEIIDLVVPYAIGQILNVLSNQPLDRPLQSAIANIAEFINYPVNQTLSLAVLLGLIFLVTVVKAPTQPWLTVWFHWDIPLRARRHQTETAIAKILTLPLEFYDENNPGRISGRVARGLANHTWTYPEIAGQLIPKLFRVLGIFGFILLIEWRIAVLYLISFVFILTFSLKALRRLIGHESRLDKYMEGTESRTSELITNIKTVKAFATESQELKRQKQRLDRELTVVDHRIHKGYVRLLTLQKAVIQFCVFVILGLTLAATVDGRITLGHFVMTLTLSSMAYAELEPISTLAELFARRYSSMLRFHEFLQAPMASDSVGLLEERNQGGTPYKFTGKIELSHITFGYDHSRQVLQDINLLIEPYQTVALVGRSGSGKSTLVKLLLRYFEPQEGEISIDGQDIRTLDVGKYRRRLAIVHQEVDVFNGTILDNLTYGRPNATLAEVKEACRIARVDEVMEHLPQGYYTVVGERGVRLSGGQRQRLGIARALLVEPDVLIFDEATSSLDYESERSIQLAMRSIQGTCTTIVIAHRLSTVREADKIVVLDQGKIAEVGSHDELLRHEGIYRRLHSLQETGELLS; encoded by the coding sequence ATGGCCAAATTTCGAGATATTATCCATTACTTTCATTCAGACTGGAAACTGAGTGTTTTAACTATTGCCGCATCCAGCGTTTACGAAATTATTGATTTGGTTGTTCCTTATGCGATTGGGCAGATTTTAAATGTTTTGTCTAATCAACCTTTGGATAGACCATTACAAAGTGCGATCGCCAATATTGCCGAATTTATCAATTACCCAGTTAATCAAACACTATCTTTGGCTGTATTACTGGGGTTAATTTTTTTAGTCACCGTAGTCAAAGCGCCCACACAGCCTTGGCTTACCGTTTGGTTCCACTGGGATATACCCTTAAGGGCGCGTCGCCATCAGACTGAAACAGCCATAGCCAAAATTCTGACTCTCCCATTGGAGTTTTATGATGAAAATAACCCCGGACGCATATCTGGGCGAGTAGCTAGAGGGCTGGCTAACCATACTTGGACATATCCTGAAATTGCTGGACAGTTAATTCCTAAACTGTTTCGTGTGCTGGGAATTTTTGGATTTATCTTATTGATTGAATGGCGAATTGCGGTTTTATATTTAATTTCCTTTGTATTTATCCTCACCTTTAGTTTAAAGGCTTTGCGACGACTAATTGGGCATGAAAGTCGCCTCGATAAATATATGGAAGGTACGGAAAGCCGCACGTCCGAATTGATTACTAATATCAAAACAGTCAAAGCATTTGCCACAGAATCCCAGGAATTAAAGCGACAAAAGCAACGTTTGGATCGTGAATTAACGGTTGTCGATCATCGTATCCATAAAGGTTATGTCAGGCTGCTGACTTTGCAAAAGGCTGTAATTCAGTTTTGCGTGTTCGTAATTTTAGGTTTAACCTTAGCCGCAACAGTAGATGGGAGAATTACGCTCGGTCACTTTGTCATGACTTTAACTCTTTCTAGCATGGCTTATGCTGAATTGGAACCTATTAGCACACTGGCAGAACTTTTCGCGCGTCGCTATTCTTCGATGTTACGCTTTCACGAGTTTTTGCAAGCACCAATGGCATCTGATTCAGTTGGTCTTTTAGAAGAGAGAAACCAAGGCGGAACACCTTATAAATTCACGGGAAAAATTGAGCTCTCGCACATTACTTTTGGATATGATCACAGCCGTCAAGTTTTGCAAGATATCAACTTGTTGATTGAACCATATCAAACAGTGGCGTTAGTTGGGCGTTCTGGTTCTGGTAAGTCTACTTTAGTGAAACTGCTGCTGCGGTATTTTGAACCTCAAGAAGGTGAAATTTCCATTGATGGTCAAGATATTCGCACCTTGGATGTAGGTAAGTATAGGCGCAGGCTAGCGATCGTTCACCAAGAAGTGGACGTTTTCAACGGTACTATCTTGGATAATCTCACCTACGGCAGACCAAATGCGACTCTGGCAGAGGTCAAGGAAGCCTGTAGAATTGCCAGAGTTGATGAAGTGATGGAACACCTTCCCCAGGGTTATTACACCGTTGTGGGGGAACGTGGTGTCAGGTTATCTGGAGGACAAAGACAGCGCTTAGGAATTGCTAGGGCGTTGCTAGTGGAACCAGATGTGCTGATTTTTGACGAAGCCACCTCTAGCTTAGATTACGAGTCTGAGCGTTCGATTCAATTAGCCATGCGTTCCATTCAGGGGACTTGCACCACAATTGTGATTGCCCACCGTCTGAGTACAGTCCGGGAAGCCGATAAAATAGTGGTTCTAGATCAAGGGAAGATTGCCGAAGTAGGTAGCCATGATGAATTGTTGCGTCACGAGGGTATTTACCGCCGCTTGCACTCCCTGCAAGAAACCGGAGAATTGCTCAGTTAG